In Salmo trutta chromosome 37, fSalTru1.1, whole genome shotgun sequence, the following proteins share a genomic window:
- the LOC115176782 gene encoding toll-like receptor 2 type-2, with translation MCMHTMILLGFVWFSPPLLVALASPTPASNDERGPCQIYNSGRSANCLGQRLDHVPWKHFPSTLESIDLSYNEIHAIRVNYFSRLPHLRVLKLQFNNISVIEDRAFHNNPLLEHLNIFNNSLEEIPANALQDLFNLRELLMSNNLYTQATLSADVFSRLTQLKALSMGGPLVKGLRKGDFQALRNIQLQDFAIKTSSNISYYEPGSLKVIQTGRMGFDMAIDQKPNFLPLILRDLANKTFSLIQFRNLFEFMYYMGDEDIFRGLQDIKVDSLIFHRGKFNENLMRMALFNLQVTPLKHLTLQYIDFARSPNFVDNGLGSSIKDLALSRLNLWHISNPDILRFDWRFTWFNKVRLLSIQNVNFNSVPCDAWLNMEDMEVLDISNNRLQDNILFNQRCNYRGTMPTLRSFNVSTNQLTSLHDLASLTREFKQLKVLDVSHNMLGSAEESRNCNWMQNITQVIAHHNRFKSGALQCLPTTVQFLDLSYCDLDQLDMAYFQQTISLKELLLSGNKIKFIPSGWRSHSLQSLALDGNSFGLISMGSFQDMPQLSRLTAGNNPFHCTCDLHAFIQDTISKGKVNITDWPENYKCYHPEALLNTAVANFFPGHVACDIRLVIVICVATTAAVVLVLMLICYIFNVPWYIKATYQILRAKYRAHQEGASGKSQIYVYHAFISYSHPDADWVRDQLLPCLENSKPPYRLCIHERDFMPGKWIIDNIIENIESSEKVIFVLSHHFVNSDWCNYELYFAQQRAIGKTFSDVILVVKEPIDPESLPSKYCKLKKMLNTKTYLEWPQQAKQQTFFWAQLRSCLGKPTVTREQALSGRSSSVSSVGAVPVIELPLEDGKPAIAMPNLDREAELHKVVPQEIEKLSVRSAEFYGQRPIPVAVASDKISQACSL, from the exons ATGTGCATGCACACAATGATTCTACTGGGTTTTGTGTGGTTTAGTCCGCCACTTCTTGTGGCCCTTGCCTCACCAACCCCTGCTTCGAATGATGAGAGAGGCCCCTGTCAAATCTACAACTCTGGTCGCTCCGCAAACTGCCTTGGTCAGCGACTGGATCATGTTCCATGGAAGCACTTCCCTTCCACGCTTGAAAGTATAGATCTCTCCTACAATGAAATTCATGCCATTCGTGTTAATTACTTTTCTCGCCTACCTCATCTTCGTGTCCTCAAGCTGCAGTTCAACAACATCTCTGTGATTGAGGACCGTGCCTTCCACAACAACCCCCTCCTGGAGCATCTTAACATCTTTAACAACTCCCTAGAGGAAATCCCTGCCAACGCTTTGCAGGACCTCTTTAATCTAAGGGAACTCCTTATGTCAAATAACCTTTACACCCAGGCCACATTGTCAGCTGACGTTTTCTCCAGATTGACCCAACTCAAGGCCCTGTCCATGGGTGGCCCCTTGGTCAAGGGTCTAAGGAAAGGGGACTTCCAGGCATTGAGGAACATTCAATTACAGGACTTTGCCATTAAAACTTCATCAAATATCAGTTACTATGAACCGGGTAGTCTGAAGGTAATCCAGACAGGTAGAATGGGTTTTGACATGGCCATAGATCAGAAGCCGAATTTCCTACCTTTGATTCTACGAGACTTGGCCAACAAGACTTTCAGTCTCATCCAATTCAGGAACCTCTTTGAGTTCATGTATTACATGGGAGATGAGGATATTTTCAGAGGCTTGCAAGACATCAAAGTAGATTCGCTCATCTTTCACCGTGGAAAATTCAATGAGAACCTTATGAGGATGGCTCTGTTTAATCTACAGGTCACCCCCCTTAAACATCTGACACTTCAATATATTGACTTTGCTCGCTCGCCCAACTTTGTGGATAATGGCTTGGGCTCCAGTATCAAAGACCTTGCACTGAGTAGACTAAATCTGTG GCACATCAGTAATCCAGACATTTTGCGATTCGACTGGCGCTTCACATGGTTCAACAAAGTCCGACTGCTGTCCATTCAGAATGTCAACTTCAACTCTGTGCCTTGCGATGCCTGGCTTAATATGGAAGACATGGAGGTTTTGGACATCTCGAACAACCGCCTGCAGGACAACATCCTCTTCAACCAGAGATGCAACTACAGGGGCACCATGCCGACTCTTCGTTCCTTCAATGTCAGCACCAACCAACTGACCAGCCTTCATGACTTAGCCTCCCTGACCAGGGAGTTCAAACAGTTGAAGGTCCTGGATGTTAGCCACAACATGTTGGGCTCTGCTGAGGAGAGTCGCAACTGTAACTGGATGCAGAACATCACCCAGGTGATTGCTCACCACAACCGATTCAAAAGTGGTGCCCTCCAGTGTCTGCCCACCACAGTACAATTCCTGGACCTCTCGTACTGTGACCTGGACCAGCTGGACATGGCCTACTTCCAACAAACCATCAGCCTCAAGGAGCTCCTGCTCAGTGGGAACAAGATCAAGTTCATTCCCTCTGGGTGGAGAAGTCACTCCTTGCAGTCACTGGCTCTGGATGGGAACTCCTTTGGGCTCATCAGCATGGGCTCCTTCCAGGACATGCCCCAGCTGTCTCGACTGACGGCAGGGAACAATCCATTCCACTGCACCTGCGACCTCCACGCCTTCATCCAGGACACAATTTCCAAGGGGAAGGTCAACATCACTGACTGGCCAGAGAACTACAAGTGTTACCATCCAGAGGCCCTGCTCAATACCGCTGTGGCAAATTTCTTCCCGGGTCACGTGGCCTGCGATATCAGACTGGTCATCGTCATCTGTGTGGCTACTACTGCAGCAGTGGTTTTAGTGTTGATGCTTATATGCTACATATTCAATGTTCCCTGGTACATCAAAGCCACATATCAGATCCTCAGAGCCAAATACAGGGCTCATCAGGAAGGAGCATCTGGAAAATCACAGATCTATGTTTACCATGCCTTTATCTCCTATAGCCacccagatgcagactgggtcagggaccAGTTGTTGCCCTGCTTGGAGAACAGCAAGCCCCCCTACCGACTCTGTATCCATGAGAGAGACTTCATGCCAGGAAAGTGGATCATCGACAACATAATTGAAAATATTGAGAGCAGCGAAAAG GTCATATTTGTGTTGTCACACCACTTTGTGAACAGCGATTGGTGCAACTACGAGCTCTACTTTGCCCAGCAAAGAGCCATCGGCAAGACCTTCAGCGATGTTATTCTGGTGGTGAAAGAGCCCATCGACCCTGAATCTCTGCCCAGCAAGTACTGTAAGCTCAAGAAGATGCTGAACACCAAAACGTACCTAGAGTGGCCCCAGCAAGCCAAGCAGCAGACCTTCTTCTGGGCTCAACTTAGGAGCTGCCTGGGCAAGCCCACAGTGACTAGAGAGCAGGCTCTTAGTGGTAGGAGCAGCAGTGTATCCTCAGTGGGCGCTGTACCTGTGATAGAGCTCCCTCTAGAGGATGGGAAGCCAGCGATAGCTATGCCAAATTTAGACAGAGAAGCAGAGCTCCACAAAGTAGTTCCTCAGGAGATCGAAAAACTTTCAGTGAGAAGTGCAGAGTTTTATGGGCAAAGACCAATCCCTGTAGCCGTGGCATCAGACAAAATAAGCCAAGCATGTAGCTTGTAA